A section of the Harmonia axyridis chromosome 2, icHarAxyr1.1, whole genome shotgun sequence genome encodes:
- the LOC123671971 gene encoding uncharacterized protein LOC123671971 isoform X3 yields the protein MPLSAVCVSTVGGRHKNWSAAKDAQDFITMNNSEEICTYQENGRRIYAPVKKPAYFEYDISDDKPSKKEKKWSFGNLFRRKKKSNDSSSDEETKDKNRRKSEKRKKPITFDHVVIPQSQSQIKFPEVRGTPTEKAEDSSLLKSQETPNQSKSYISDNQTKHQPAGQFEQTKVKSRTSLDNLSRKSRKDLAKVRAEARRTSINRNSSSDEDSQRSNSSQKFRSDESLYRTRDASANRRTRAARTERYLKRHSRDGENPNNYLRISKSDAESTFLRVSDDSNRSPSASPQLLKSSFSSLSSQTPSVMGLSTIPPSHTHHGRFKVSNSTSNPSYKPPLSINDYNNSSKIPTSQKENVMFNNQRSISFDANIHRPQDHQEVIYAKLELGKPTRNLTLMDNTQLRRYYNVYQPPAPPPRDPKRLHGSLILDTLNHNNSHDNVPTRYNFHNESIFQVKRVNSINRPAFKSSSENHIPRENPVILSQRPSSTTPETTIRRNGTTDVPLRSDNNYQYLTDKQPRSRKPILIQNDSKKHQETKDKLRESRNNFPSRDSSSFLEQLQAKKSNRYSRGNSPKILNSETKLQTEIFLPSVLPNSIGENKNVQQKLNDKNENLKQQDLDLVNQNSIISVEAETSQAKSANLEEALNELEAIYNSLKLGDENLLEMAEKRENEVATQKMLESNNQYSIYNGARGAFSDSGFSYEPFDSLDSRRRRRYSRKSLRSDDMAVRKLNKQERAATITDPQAVASKISYLLTSPIYTDRLDEKLDPNEPDVTLDDVVYRNIKQLNKMKVPEHPPPFGIPLGPITLASNSDYLHAVPDTETVKPSRMPDLVKDDLAYRNLRKDNTKEPALPPVSSDDLRNNNLTNSVPDTVDISRIDLAELKKKRAVRSKSANIGSLISQEVIERASRRNARDKNVEYKTLTDIADAMQIARQVLREKERKLNETRIGSLSDTDSIYPKYSRFLPSTNYSENLEDMRDNRRENTHSSNVEDSLSEIMSSSSRKEEPTQTRRFHVKESTPDPISSFEDGKLAPLFKTNSFEDVLTALAIEAKEASDKFTQELKELDAKKYKEIDQKVECDSPKSCKKLLDAVVNIEIPKQVEKGKEEEDVIMESVATIVFTKGSQNDASIESDHDYENISSDLEQKIKETLIDETDKTESSEGMKMRDDDDYTRTISLNENANKYDIKDEDSKNESGQKKNDHFE from the exons actGTTGGTGGTCGCCACAAAAATTGGTCAGCCGCTAAAGATGCCCAAGATTTCATAACAATGAATAATTCCGAAGAAATCTGTACCTATCAAGAGAATGGTCGAAGAATCTACGCCCCAGTGAAGAAGCCTGCCTATTTTGAATATGACATTTCTGACGATAAACCATCCAAAAAAGAGAAGAAATGGTCCTTCGGAAATCTTTtcagaagaaagaaaaaatcaaacgaCAGCAGTAGCGACGAAGAAACAAAAGATAAAAATAGGAGAAAGTCTGAGAAAAGAAAGAAACCGATAACCTTCGATCATGTGGTGATTCCCCAATCACAATCACAAATCAAGTTTCCCGAAGTTCGTGGCACTCCGACTGAAAAAGCTGAAGATAGCTCACTTCTCAAATCTCAAGAAACTCCAAATCAAAGCAAGTCGTATATATCCGATAATCAAACTAAGCATCAGCCTGCAGGCCAATTCGAACAAACCAAAGTAAAATCCAGAACATCATTGGATAATTTGAGTAGAAAATCAAGAAAAGATTTGGCCAAAGTACGGGCTGAGGCTAGAAGAACGTCGATAAATCGCAATAGCAGTTCCGACGAGGATTCTCAAAGATCGAATTCGTCACAGAAATTCCGAAGTGACGAGAGTTTGTACAGAACAAGGGACGCCTCAGCCAATAGAAGAACGCGGGCGGCCAGAACTGAAAGGTACCTCAAACGTCACTCTCGAGATGGAGAAAATCCTAACAATTATTTGCGAATATCTAAATCAGATGCTGAATCAACATTCCTCAGGGTATCAGACGATAGTAATAGGTCACCTAGCGCAAGCCCTCAACTGTTAAAATCGTCTTTCTCAAGTTTATCTTCACAAACACCAAGTGTTATGGGCTTGTCAACCATTCCTCCTAGTCACACACATCACGGCAGATTCAAAGTGAGCAATTCAACGAGCAACCCATCCTACAAACCACCGTTATCAATAAATGACTACAACAATTCTTCCAAGATCCCTACGTCTCAAAAGGAAAATGTAATGTTTAATAACCAACGGAGCATTTCCTTCGATGCGAATATCCACAGACCTCAAGACCATCAAGAGGTTATTTACGCCAAATTGGAGTTGGGTAAACCGACGAGAAATCTAACCCTTATGGACAATACACAATTGAGACGTTACTACAATGTTTACCAACCTCCTGCGCCTCCTCCGAGGGATCCAAAGAGGTTGCATGGATCTCTCATTCTCGACACTTTAAATCATAACAATTCTCACGATAATGTTCCGACTAGATATAACTTTCACAATGAATCGATCTTTCAAGTTAAAAGGGTGAATTCTATTAATCGACCAGCCTTCAAATCGTCATCAGAAAATCATATACCCAGAGAGAATCCCGTAATTTTATCTCAGAGACCTTCTTCAACCACTCCTGAAACCACCATTCGGAGGAATGGCACCACAGATGTGCCGTTACGTTCAGATAATAATTATCAGTATCTCACAGATAAGCAACCCAGGAGTCGAAAACCTATTCTTATTCAGAATGATTCGAAGAAACATCAAGAAACAAAAGACAAATTGAGAGAAAGTCGAAATAACTTTCCCTCGAGAGATTCTAGTAGTTTTCTGGAGCAACTGCAAGCCAAAAAATCCAATAGATACAGCAGAGGAAATAGCCCTAAGATACTCAACTCTGAAACTAAGCTGCAAACAGAAATATTTCTTCCAAGTGTTCTTCCCAATAGTATCGGGGAAAATAAAAACGTACAGCAAAAATTGAACGATAAGAATGAGAATCTAAAGCAACAAGATCTTGATCTTGTTAATCagaattcaattatttctgTCGAAGCCGAAACTTCCCAAGCGAAATCTGCGAATTTGGAAGAAGCACTCAATGAGCTAGAGGCGATTTATAACAGTTTGAAACTGGGCGATGAAAATCTATTGGAAATGGCTGAAAAAAGGGAGAATGAAGTGGCTACTCAAAAAATGTTAGAAAGTAATAACCAGTATTCCATATATAACGGTGCAAGAGGTGCTTTTAGTGACTCCGGTTTCAGTTATGAACCTTTTGACTCTCTGGATTCTCGGAGACGGCGGAGGTACTCCAGGAAGTCTCTAAGGTCAGATGACATGGCTGTAAGAAAACTCAATAAACAAGAACGGGCTGCTACTATTACAGATCCCCAAGCGGTTGCGTCAAAAATAAGCTATCTCTTGACCTCACCTATTTACACCGATCGTTTGGATGAAAAACTAGATCCAAATGAACCAGATGTAACTTTGGACGATGTGGTCTACAGGAACATAAAGCAGTTGAACAAAATGAAAGTACCCGAACACCCTCCACCATTTGGTATACCATTGGGTCCAATAACATTGGCTTCAAACAGTGATTATCTACATGCAGTTCCTGATACAGAAACTGTTAAACCTAGCAGAATGCCAGATTTGGTCAAGGACGATTTAGCGTACAGAAATTTACGTAAAGATAATACCAAAGAACCTGCTCTACCTCCTGTTTCATCCGATGATTTGAGAAATAACAATTTGACTAACTCTGTACCTGATACTGTAGATATATCGAGGATAGACCTGGCTGAACTCAAGAAAAAGAGAGCAGTTCGTTCTAAATCGGCAAATATAGGTAGTTTGATCAGTCAGGAGGTCATTGAGAGGGCGTCCAGAAGAAATGCTCGTGACAAAAACGTCGAATACAAAACATTGACAGACATTGCTGATGCAATGCAGATCGCACGGCAGGTACTCagagaaaaagaaagaaaactcaatgaaaccAGAATAGGATCGTTGAGCGATACCGATTCTATATATCCGAAATATTCCCGTTTTTTACCTTCCACTAATTATAGTGAAAACCTGGAAGATATGAGAGACAATCGAAGAGAAAACACACATTCGTCAAATGTCGAGGATTCTCTCAGTGAAATTATGTCATCGTCATCGAGGAAAGAGGAACCAACACAAACTAGAAGATTTCATGTTAAGGAGTCAACACCTGATCCTATATCATCTTTTGAAGATGGAAAGCTGGCGCCACTCTTCAAAACGAACTCTTTCGAAGATGTTCTCACCGCATTGGCGATCGAAGCTAAAGAAGCAAGTGATAAGTTTACTCAAGAATTGAAAGAACTCGATGCAAAGAAGTACAAAGAAATAGACCAGAAGGTAGAATGTGATTCTCCGAAATCTTGCAAAAAACTTCTAGATGCTGTAGTGAACATTGAAATTCCGAAGCAAGTAGAGAAAGGCAAAGAAGAAGAGGATGTTATTATGGAGTCAGTAGCCACTATTGTTTTCACTAAAGGTTCTCAGAATGACGCCTCGATAGAATCTGACCATGATTACGAAAATATAAGTTCAGATTTAGAACAGAAGATTAAGGAAACTCTTATAGATGAGACTGATAAAACTGAAAGTTCAGAGggaatgaaaatgagagatgATGATGATTATACACGAACAATAAGTTTGAACGAAAATGCAAACAAATATGATATCAAAGATGAGGATTCTAAAAATGAATCAG GTCAGAAGAAAAACGACCATTTCGAGTGA
- the LOC123671971 gene encoding uncharacterized protein LOC123671971 isoform X2 yields the protein MNNSEEICTYQENGRRIYAPVKKPAYFEYDISDDKPSKKEKKWSFGNLFRRKKKSNDSSSDEETKDKNRRKSEKRKKPITFDHVVIPQSQSQIKFPEVRGTPTEKAEDSSLLKSQETPNQSKSYISDNQTKHQPAGQFEQTKVKSRTSLDNLSRKSRKDLAKVRAEARRTSINRNSSSDEDSQRSNSSQKFRSDESLYRTRDASANRRTRAARTERYLKRHSRDGENPNNYLRISKSDAESTFLRVSDDSNRSPSASPQLLKSSFSSLSSQTPSVMGLSTIPPSHTHHGRFKVSNSTSNPSYKPPLSINDYNNSSKIPTSQKENVMFNNQRSISFDANIHRPQDHQEVIYAKLELGKPTRNLTLMDNTQLRRYYNVYQPPAPPPRDPKRLHGSLILDTLNHNNSHDNVPTRYNFHNESIFQVKRVNSINRPAFKSSSENHIPRENPVILSQRPSSTTPETTIRRNGTTDVPLRSDNNYQYLTDKQPRSRKPILIQNDSKKHQETKDKLRESRNNFPSRDSSSFLEQLQAKKSNRYSRGNSPKILNSETKLQTEIFLPSVLPNSIGENKNVQQKLNDKNENLKQQDLDLVNQNSIISVEAETSQAKSANLEEALNELEAIYNSLKLGDENLLEMAEKRENEVATQKMLESNNQYSIYNGARGAFSDSGFSYEPFDSLDSRRRRRYSRKSLRSDDMAVRKLNKQERAATITDPQAVASKISYLLTSPIYTDRLDEKLDPNEPDVTLDDVVYRNIKQLNKMKVPEHPPPFGIPLGPITLASNSDYLHAVPDTETVKPSRMPDLVKDDLAYRNLRKDNTKEPALPPVSSDDLRNNNLTNSVPDTVDISRIDLAELKKKRAVRSKSANIGSLISQEVIERASRRNARDKNVEYKTLTDIADAMQIARQVLREKERKLNETRIGSLSDTDSIYPKYSRFLPSTNYSENLEDMRDNRRENTHSSNVEDSLSEIMSSSSRKEEPTQTRRFHVKESTPDPISSFEDGKLAPLFKTNSFEDVLTALAIEAKEASDKFTQELKELDAKKYKEIDQKVECDSPKSCKKLLDAVVNIEIPKQVEKGKEEEDVIMESVATIVFTKGSQNDASIESDHDYENISSDLEQKIKETLIDETDKTESSEGMKMRDDDDYTRTISLNENANKYDIKDEDSKNESGETCVDVVMSNAFSMNITHEMSSTDFRLSHNESFVVPSYPSCSYEKSFTRIESSQSLKSPKLVLESSKLNERQNESSGQLSRTSCNSIQPSSSRSFFDVGNLSEDNYKTICFFENNNPASLAIACSYGLACLYQLAALDLYTILGIVLAMFTFIAALCIFLASSR from the coding sequence ATGAATAATTCCGAAGAAATCTGTACCTATCAAGAGAATGGTCGAAGAATCTACGCCCCAGTGAAGAAGCCTGCCTATTTTGAATATGACATTTCTGACGATAAACCATCCAAAAAAGAGAAGAAATGGTCCTTCGGAAATCTTTtcagaagaaagaaaaaatcaaacgaCAGCAGTAGCGACGAAGAAACAAAAGATAAAAATAGGAGAAAGTCTGAGAAAAGAAAGAAACCGATAACCTTCGATCATGTGGTGATTCCCCAATCACAATCACAAATCAAGTTTCCCGAAGTTCGTGGCACTCCGACTGAAAAAGCTGAAGATAGCTCACTTCTCAAATCTCAAGAAACTCCAAATCAAAGCAAGTCGTATATATCCGATAATCAAACTAAGCATCAGCCTGCAGGCCAATTCGAACAAACCAAAGTAAAATCCAGAACATCATTGGATAATTTGAGTAGAAAATCAAGAAAAGATTTGGCCAAAGTACGGGCTGAGGCTAGAAGAACGTCGATAAATCGCAATAGCAGTTCCGACGAGGATTCTCAAAGATCGAATTCGTCACAGAAATTCCGAAGTGACGAGAGTTTGTACAGAACAAGGGACGCCTCAGCCAATAGAAGAACGCGGGCGGCCAGAACTGAAAGGTACCTCAAACGTCACTCTCGAGATGGAGAAAATCCTAACAATTATTTGCGAATATCTAAATCAGATGCTGAATCAACATTCCTCAGGGTATCAGACGATAGTAATAGGTCACCTAGCGCAAGCCCTCAACTGTTAAAATCGTCTTTCTCAAGTTTATCTTCACAAACACCAAGTGTTATGGGCTTGTCAACCATTCCTCCTAGTCACACACATCACGGCAGATTCAAAGTGAGCAATTCAACGAGCAACCCATCCTACAAACCACCGTTATCAATAAATGACTACAACAATTCTTCCAAGATCCCTACGTCTCAAAAGGAAAATGTAATGTTTAATAACCAACGGAGCATTTCCTTCGATGCGAATATCCACAGACCTCAAGACCATCAAGAGGTTATTTACGCCAAATTGGAGTTGGGTAAACCGACGAGAAATCTAACCCTTATGGACAATACACAATTGAGACGTTACTACAATGTTTACCAACCTCCTGCGCCTCCTCCGAGGGATCCAAAGAGGTTGCATGGATCTCTCATTCTCGACACTTTAAATCATAACAATTCTCACGATAATGTTCCGACTAGATATAACTTTCACAATGAATCGATCTTTCAAGTTAAAAGGGTGAATTCTATTAATCGACCAGCCTTCAAATCGTCATCAGAAAATCATATACCCAGAGAGAATCCCGTAATTTTATCTCAGAGACCTTCTTCAACCACTCCTGAAACCACCATTCGGAGGAATGGCACCACAGATGTGCCGTTACGTTCAGATAATAATTATCAGTATCTCACAGATAAGCAACCCAGGAGTCGAAAACCTATTCTTATTCAGAATGATTCGAAGAAACATCAAGAAACAAAAGACAAATTGAGAGAAAGTCGAAATAACTTTCCCTCGAGAGATTCTAGTAGTTTTCTGGAGCAACTGCAAGCCAAAAAATCCAATAGATACAGCAGAGGAAATAGCCCTAAGATACTCAACTCTGAAACTAAGCTGCAAACAGAAATATTTCTTCCAAGTGTTCTTCCCAATAGTATCGGGGAAAATAAAAACGTACAGCAAAAATTGAACGATAAGAATGAGAATCTAAAGCAACAAGATCTTGATCTTGTTAATCagaattcaattatttctgTCGAAGCCGAAACTTCCCAAGCGAAATCTGCGAATTTGGAAGAAGCACTCAATGAGCTAGAGGCGATTTATAACAGTTTGAAACTGGGCGATGAAAATCTATTGGAAATGGCTGAAAAAAGGGAGAATGAAGTGGCTACTCAAAAAATGTTAGAAAGTAATAACCAGTATTCCATATATAACGGTGCAAGAGGTGCTTTTAGTGACTCCGGTTTCAGTTATGAACCTTTTGACTCTCTGGATTCTCGGAGACGGCGGAGGTACTCCAGGAAGTCTCTAAGGTCAGATGACATGGCTGTAAGAAAACTCAATAAACAAGAACGGGCTGCTACTATTACAGATCCCCAAGCGGTTGCGTCAAAAATAAGCTATCTCTTGACCTCACCTATTTACACCGATCGTTTGGATGAAAAACTAGATCCAAATGAACCAGATGTAACTTTGGACGATGTGGTCTACAGGAACATAAAGCAGTTGAACAAAATGAAAGTACCCGAACACCCTCCACCATTTGGTATACCATTGGGTCCAATAACATTGGCTTCAAACAGTGATTATCTACATGCAGTTCCTGATACAGAAACTGTTAAACCTAGCAGAATGCCAGATTTGGTCAAGGACGATTTAGCGTACAGAAATTTACGTAAAGATAATACCAAAGAACCTGCTCTACCTCCTGTTTCATCCGATGATTTGAGAAATAACAATTTGACTAACTCTGTACCTGATACTGTAGATATATCGAGGATAGACCTGGCTGAACTCAAGAAAAAGAGAGCAGTTCGTTCTAAATCGGCAAATATAGGTAGTTTGATCAGTCAGGAGGTCATTGAGAGGGCGTCCAGAAGAAATGCTCGTGACAAAAACGTCGAATACAAAACATTGACAGACATTGCTGATGCAATGCAGATCGCACGGCAGGTACTCagagaaaaagaaagaaaactcaatgaaaccAGAATAGGATCGTTGAGCGATACCGATTCTATATATCCGAAATATTCCCGTTTTTTACCTTCCACTAATTATAGTGAAAACCTGGAAGATATGAGAGACAATCGAAGAGAAAACACACATTCGTCAAATGTCGAGGATTCTCTCAGTGAAATTATGTCATCGTCATCGAGGAAAGAGGAACCAACACAAACTAGAAGATTTCATGTTAAGGAGTCAACACCTGATCCTATATCATCTTTTGAAGATGGAAAGCTGGCGCCACTCTTCAAAACGAACTCTTTCGAAGATGTTCTCACCGCATTGGCGATCGAAGCTAAAGAAGCAAGTGATAAGTTTACTCAAGAATTGAAAGAACTCGATGCAAAGAAGTACAAAGAAATAGACCAGAAGGTAGAATGTGATTCTCCGAAATCTTGCAAAAAACTTCTAGATGCTGTAGTGAACATTGAAATTCCGAAGCAAGTAGAGAAAGGCAAAGAAGAAGAGGATGTTATTATGGAGTCAGTAGCCACTATTGTTTTCACTAAAGGTTCTCAGAATGACGCCTCGATAGAATCTGACCATGATTACGAAAATATAAGTTCAGATTTAGAACAGAAGATTAAGGAAACTCTTATAGATGAGACTGATAAAACTGAAAGTTCAGAGggaatgaaaatgagagatgATGATGATTATACACGAACAATAAGTTTGAACGAAAATGCAAACAAATATGATATCAAAGATGAGGATTCTAAAAATGAATCAGGTGAGACGTGTGTCGATGTTGTGATGTCAAATGCTTTCAGCATGAATATCACCCATGAAATGAGTTCTACAGACTTTCGTTTGTCCCATAACGAGAGCTTTGTTGTCCCTTCTTACCCATCTTGCAGTTATGAAAAATCATTTACTAGAATAGAGTCGAGTCAAAGTTTAAAGTCCCCAAAATTAGTTCTAGAATCTTCAAAATTAAACGAACGCCAAAATGAAAGTTCTGGTCAATTATCCAGAACATCCTGTAACAGTATTCAACCTTCTTCAAGTCGAAGTTTTTTTGATGTGGGCAATCTTTCCGAAGACAACTATAAAACTATTTGCTTTTTTGAGAATAATAATCCCGCTTCTTTAGCCATTGCATGCTCCTATGGTTTAGCATGTCTTTATCAGCTGGCTGCTTTAGATTTGTACACTATTTTGGGCATCGTACTTGCCATGTTCACTTTCATAGCAgcattatgtatttttttagcTTCCAGTCGTTGA